A stretch of the Corylus avellana chromosome ca6, CavTom2PMs-1.0 genome encodes the following:
- the LOC132185410 gene encoding F-box/LRR-repeat protein At3g26922-like, whose product MEHKIDRLSELPEPLVEHILSFIPLKQILQLTMLSKTWQNVWTLFPILKFDQERGQRKREEFIYFVERTLLSRRRQKISIKRLELQILDIDDECYGVRVNRWIDYAIESNVKEFYICAWPLKYYKVTKSVLTAKSITELTLWGCNLESFHGHDINLSSLKKLVLGEVCNANDQIVKTLIAACLVVEEIEFARCDGLRNIHVSGLSKLMAIEVAFNFELHSLEIEASNLEFLHLKCLKSCQIYLLSCKNLKKLRLEYMMVTDKWLHDVLSKQPLIEILTLIDCDMLERIKISSDCMKRLTFYRCRKLVEVNIVTPNLHRLEYCGDPISFSSNTSTLLEVKLRFWSDHWIYGVEKIEFLSKLNHLKLVTWRAHRAKVF is encoded by the coding sequence ATGGAGCACAAAATTGACCGGCTGTCGGAGTTGCCGGAACCTCTTGTAGAGCACATTCTATCATTCATCCCGTTGAAACAAATACTTCAACTTACTATGTTGTCCAAGACATGGCAAAACGTCTGGACTTTATTCCCCATTCTGAAATTTGATCAAGAGCGAGggcagagaaagagagaagagtttatttattttgtggaGAGAACTTTACTCAGTCGCCGTAGGCAAAAGATAAGTATAAAAAGACTTGAGCTTCAAATATTGGACATTGATGATGAATGCTATGGTGTTCGTGTGAACCGTTGGATTGACTACGCAATTGAAAGCAATGTAAAAGAGTTTTATATTTGTGCATGGCCCCTTAAATACTATAAGGTGACTAAGAGTGTTTTAACAGCAAAATCAATAACTGAGTTGACGTTGTGGGGTTGCAATTTGGAGTCCTTTCATGGTCATGATATTAACTTATCCTCCTTGAAAAAGTTGGTTTTGGGTGAAGTTTGTAATGCAAATGACCAAATTGTCAAAACCCTAATTGCTGCCTGTCTTGTGGTGGAAGAGATAGAATTTGCACGATGTGATGGATTGAGAAATATACATGTCTCCGGTCTTTCTAAACTCATGGCCATTGAGGTGGCTTTTAATTTTGAACTTCACAGCCTTGAGATTGAAGCATCAAATCTTGAATTTTTACACTTGAAGTGTTTGAAATCATGCCAAATCTACCTGCTCTCatgtaaaaatttaaagaaattacgATTAGAGTATATGATGGTGACAGACAAATGGTTGCACGACGTTCTTTCTAAACAACCACTCATTGAGATCTTGACCCTAATTGATTGTGATATGTTGGAAAGGATTAAGATTTCAAGTGACTGCATGAAGCGTTTAACCTTTTATCGTTGCAGGAAGCTAGTTGAAGTAAACATTGTTACTCCTAACTTACATAGGCTTGAGTATTGTGGTGATCCTATATCTTTTTCTTCCAACACTTCAACTCTATTGGAAGTCAAACTTCGATTTTGGAGTGATCACTGGATCTATGGTGTTGAAAAGATTGAATTCCTCTCAAAGTTAAATCATCTAAAACTAGTGACTTGGAGAGCTCACCGTGCCAAGGTATtctag